The Conexivisphaera calida genome includes a region encoding these proteins:
- a CDS encoding ATP-binding protein, with protein MRVDDFRRVVADWLSSELPELLERDVQLPTDSENVVAVVGPRRAGKTSLMLLTVRRLLEAGIPRNNILYVDFEHPRLIGLDASSLDDMMVAFIELARPTGTVYLFLDEIQAVSGYGRWVRSMERRRARIYISGSTSGLTPGGIAEELRGRSVSYELLPLSFREYLRFVNLDVDVGISTYTHERGRVLSALRDYLMYGSYPGVVRERDKPRLLRSYFESVVVRDFPDVQSGIAEAFLRYIISNYARPTSVNRIYGYLREMYSVGKETVMNLFRRGRETFFLFPVQIFLRSERGRETSPKKIYIVDTGYPVALGYDFSVGRAMENAVFLELVRRGRGEIHYWREYGRSTGLEVDFVLSRNFEPLELIQVTYASSEADLDGREVRALRKAMDFLGVGRGTVITWDLELDDGDVSFVPLWKWLLVEGLMADRDESVGAV; from the coding sequence GTGCGCGTGGATGACTTCAGGCGCGTGGTCGCCGACTGGCTGTCGTCCGAACTTCCCGAGCTCCTGGAGAGGGACGTGCAGCTCCCCACGGACTCGGAGAACGTGGTGGCAGTCGTGGGGCCAAGGAGGGCGGGCAAGACCTCCCTCATGCTCCTGACCGTGCGCAGACTCCTGGAGGCCGGGATCCCCAGGAACAACATACTCTACGTGGACTTCGAACATCCCCGGCTCATAGGCCTGGACGCCTCATCGCTCGACGACATGATGGTGGCGTTCATCGAGCTGGCGAGGCCGACGGGGACCGTCTACCTGTTCCTCGATGAGATACAGGCCGTGAGCGGCTACGGCAGATGGGTGAGGTCCATGGAGCGGAGGAGGGCCAGGATCTACATATCGGGCTCCACGTCCGGCCTGACGCCGGGCGGGATAGCCGAGGAACTCAGGGGAAGGAGCGTATCGTACGAGCTGCTCCCCCTCTCCTTCCGCGAGTACCTGAGGTTCGTCAATCTGGACGTCGACGTCGGGATATCCACGTACACGCATGAGCGCGGGAGGGTGCTCTCGGCCCTCAGGGACTACCTCATGTACGGATCCTACCCGGGCGTCGTCCGGGAGAGGGATAAGCCGAGGCTCCTCAGGTCGTACTTCGAGTCGGTGGTCGTCAGGGACTTCCCCGACGTTCAGTCAGGGATCGCTGAGGCATTCCTGCGCTACATCATCTCCAACTACGCGCGCCCGACCAGCGTGAACAGGATCTACGGCTACCTGAGGGAGATGTATAGCGTGGGGAAGGAGACCGTGATGAACCTGTTCAGGAGGGGCAGGGAGACCTTCTTCCTTTTCCCCGTGCAGATCTTCCTGAGGAGTGAGCGTGGCAGGGAGACCTCGCCTAAGAAGATCTACATAGTGGACACCGGGTATCCGGTGGCGCTTGGATACGATTTCTCCGTGGGACGCGCGATGGAGAACGCCGTCTTCCTGGAGCTCGTCAGGAGGGGGCGCGGCGAGATCCACTACTGGAGGGAGTACGGGAGGAGCACGGGCCTAGAGGTAGACTTCGTGCTTTCGAGGAACTTCGAGCCGCTGGAGCTAATACAGGTAACGTACGCGTCGTCGGAGGCCGACCTGGACGGGAGGGAGGTGAGGGCGCTGAGGAAGGCGATGGATTTCCTGGGCGTGGGGAGGGGAACCGTGATCACATGGGACCTCGAGCTCGACGACGGGGACGTGTCATTCGTGCCGCTCTGGAAGTGGCTCCTGGTGGAGGGTTTGATGGCGGATCGCGACGAGTCCGTTGGAGCTGTCTAG
- a CDS encoding IS110 family transposase yields the protein MFAGVDLHKSTFNAAVVDDDGNLLRETKGKCEPDELRRFSESLPAGSTVTIESSSSWYWAYRVLSQRHNVVLSNPMKTKAIASAKVKTDKIDAYTLADLSRGGYIAGSYIPPPGIMGIRELVRYRARLVMLRTDVKNEIHAVLLMYNIQPRGSPFSEEYIEDLRRIGD from the coding sequence GTGTTCGCAGGCGTAGATCTCCATAAGTCCACCTTCAACGCCGCCGTGGTGGATGACGACGGCAACCTCCTCAGGGAAACGAAGGGAAAATGTGAGCCGGACGAGCTCAGGAGGTTCTCGGAATCCCTTCCTGCGGGATCCACAGTGACTATAGAGAGCTCCTCCAGCTGGTACTGGGCCTACCGGGTGCTGTCTCAGAGGCACAACGTGGTGCTCTCCAATCCCATGAAGACGAAGGCGATAGCATCCGCCAAGGTCAAGACCGATAAGATCGATGCATACACCTTGGCTGATCTCTCCAGGGGTGGATACATAGCCGGGTCATACATACCCCCTCCCGGGATCATGGGGATCAGGGAGCTAGTGAGGTACAGGGCCAGGCTCGTGATGCTGAGGACTGACGTCAAGAACGAGATACACGCCGTGCTCCTGATGTACAACATACAGCCGAGGGGGAGTCCATTCTCGGAGGAGTACATAGAGGACCTGAGGAGGATAGGGGACTAG
- a CDS encoding DDE-type integrase/transposase/recombinase, producing the protein MLHPLTRIAGNVNLGKFWLSVLKKYGRGVLDGDQIRWIVRVKDKGELTNREIADAQGISVRRVQQIYSEYRRSGRVPEPRKAGRRPGKGISEEEREAVIELHHRYGVGASYIGRILRDMGIRIGNDRIQGILREAGLAVSEPRRWHRRKWIRYERDHSNSLWHVDWHQIKDPRWKGLWLIAYEDDSSRFIVGYGVYPTLTSRYSVEVLRRAIAEHGRPEEILSDHGSTFYAVEADGRERGLTEFEEFLLRERIRLIVGRVDHPQTNGKIEKFFDTFERNVKNFDTIDEFMVWYNYVRPHGAFDVGRLETPGIIYYRRLPENRRMTLVDPSLLIQMDGGGEMICG; encoded by the coding sequence TTGCTTCACCCCCTCACCAGGATAGCCGGCAACGTCAACCTGGGCAAGTTCTGGTTAAGTGTGCTGAAGAAGTACGGCCGCGGAGTGCTCGACGGGGACCAGATCAGGTGGATAGTCAGGGTGAAGGATAAAGGGGAGCTCACGAACAGGGAGATAGCGGATGCACAGGGGATATCTGTCAGGAGGGTGCAGCAGATCTATAGCGAGTACAGGAGGAGCGGGAGGGTACCTGAGCCCAGGAAAGCAGGGAGGAGGCCGGGGAAGGGGATCTCCGAGGAGGAGCGGGAGGCCGTCATCGAGCTGCACCATAGGTACGGCGTCGGCGCGTCCTACATCGGGAGGATCCTGCGGGACATGGGGATCAGGATCGGAAACGACAGGATACAGGGGATCCTCAGGGAGGCTGGGTTGGCGGTGAGCGAGCCCAGGAGGTGGCACAGGAGGAAGTGGATACGGTACGAGAGGGATCACTCCAACTCGCTCTGGCACGTAGACTGGCACCAGATAAAGGACCCCAGGTGGAAGGGGCTATGGCTGATAGCCTACGAGGACGACTCCTCCAGGTTCATAGTGGGCTACGGAGTGTACCCGACGCTCACGTCCAGGTACTCGGTGGAGGTGCTTAGGAGGGCGATCGCGGAGCATGGGAGGCCCGAGGAGATACTCTCCGACCACGGTTCAACTTTCTACGCGGTGGAGGCAGATGGGAGGGAGAGGGGGCTCACAGAGTTCGAGGAGTTCCTGCTCAGGGAGAGGATAAGGCTCATAGTGGGGAGGGTTGATCATCCGCAGACGAACGGAAAGATAGAGAAGTTCTTCGACACGTTCGAGAGGAACGTGAAGAACTTCGACACGATAGACGAGTTCATGGTCTGGTACAACTACGTGCGCCCGCACGGCGCGTTCGACGTGGGCAGGCTGGAGACCCCGGGCATCATCTACTACAGGAGGCTCCCTGAGAACAGGAGGATGACCCTCGTCGATCCATCGCTGCTCATCCAGATGGACGGGGGGGGTGAAATGATTTGCGGATAA
- a CDS encoding transposase, protein MSHRIKEEAIEDEDARLLMTIPGISYYSALLIAGEIGDISRFPDSDHLVSYAGLSPSTHSSGGRTYHGPITKQGSKYLRWVLNQVTHANVRSDPDGTIAKFYEKLRREKGPQKAIVAASAKMLRIIYWVLKERRPYAEEWQGPDHG, encoded by the coding sequence GTGTCCCACAGAATAAAGGAGGAGGCGATCGAGGACGAGGACGCAAGGCTATTGATGACCATACCCGGCATATCCTACTACTCGGCGCTGCTCATAGCTGGCGAGATAGGCGACATCTCGAGGTTCCCCGACTCGGATCACCTGGTCTCCTACGCCGGCCTTTCCCCCTCCACCCATTCATCTGGAGGAAGGACCTACCACGGGCCGATAACCAAGCAGGGGAGCAAATACCTGAGGTGGGTCCTTAACCAGGTGACGCATGCCAATGTGAGGAGCGATCCCGATGGCACCATCGCGAAGTTCTATGAGAAGCTGAGGAGGGAGAAGGGACCGCAGAAGGCGATAGTGGCCGCATCGGCCAAGATGCTCAGGATCATCTACTGGGTCCTGAAGGAGAGGAGGCCATATGCAGAGGAGTGGCAGGGACCCGATCACGGTTAG
- a CDS encoding glycosyltransferase family 4 protein: MAVFTYADTLTGGNLRLIRALTYYPRDFFALLIPSDRLERLAAVMRSVGYDFPDYLREAVPLRPMGAPRNPLDFFRYGKYVGEVARRNGAELLFLYHEHVYFPFGFRASGMRWTMLLQQTPVIGSLVVEGGRGFDLFRRNYREIYGYGAARSLKGYLRLKAFDWGVGDAELIAASRSVPYELEWLGIRKRLRMLEIGSGVDGCARRSGVKDHDVAYFARVVREKGIFDFLNALSLMRGKARNAYIIGFADDAMKNVVEAELRRRRLDFVETVFNAKKEEAHEALSRSKVLMYPSKMDAFSLSLMESLSCGTPAVAYAIPGIRFNYNTPAVRFVAPLDYRSLAEETVRILEEGSWEEMGREGIRYAQRYTWEEMAKQEVDALKMIMNSS, encoded by the coding sequence GTGGCCGTGTTCACCTACGCGGATACGCTGACCGGGGGGAACCTCAGGCTGATCAGGGCGCTGACGTACTATCCGAGGGACTTTTTCGCGCTTCTTATACCGTCCGACAGGCTGGAGAGGCTCGCCGCGGTGATGAGATCTGTGGGCTACGACTTTCCGGATTACCTGAGGGAGGCGGTGCCCCTCAGGCCCATGGGCGCGCCCAGGAATCCCCTTGACTTCTTCAGATATGGCAAATACGTGGGCGAGGTCGCGAGGAGGAACGGCGCCGAGCTGCTGTTCCTGTACCACGAACATGTATACTTTCCCTTCGGCTTCAGGGCCTCGGGTATGAGGTGGACCATGCTGCTGCAGCAGACGCCCGTCATCGGCTCCTTAGTGGTGGAGGGGGGCCGGGGCTTCGACCTCTTCAGGAGGAACTACAGGGAGATATACGGATACGGCGCGGCGAGGTCGCTGAAGGGCTACCTCCGGCTCAAGGCGTTTGACTGGGGGGTCGGCGACGCCGAGCTCATCGCGGCATCTAGGAGCGTTCCGTACGAGCTCGAGTGGCTGGGGATCAGAAAAAGGCTCAGGATGCTCGAGATAGGCAGCGGGGTCGACGGGTGCGCTAGGAGAAGCGGCGTGAAGGACCACGACGTCGCGTACTTCGCCAGGGTAGTTCGCGAGAAGGGGATATTCGATTTCCTTAACGCGCTCAGCCTGATGAGGGGGAAGGCGCGCAACGCCTACATAATCGGGTTCGCGGACGACGCTATGAAAAACGTGGTCGAGGCGGAGCTGAGGAGGAGGCGCCTCGACTTCGTCGAGACCGTCTTCAACGCCAAGAAGGAGGAGGCGCACGAGGCCCTTTCTAGGTCGAAGGTGCTCATGTACCCAAGCAAGATGGATGCTTTCTCCCTCTCACTCATGGAGTCGCTGTCCTGCGGGACGCCCGCCGTCGCATACGCCATACCTGGGATAAGGTTCAACTACAACACCCCGGCCGTGAGGTTCGTCGCACCGCTCGACTACAGATCGCTCGCGGAAGAGACCGTTAGGATTCTGGAAGAGGGCTCGTGGGAGGAGATGGGCCGGGAGGGCATCAGATACGCTCAGAGATACACTTGGGAGGAGATGGCTAAGCAAGAGGTGGACGCGCTTAAGATGATAATGAATTCATCGTGA